DNA from Acuticoccus sediminis:
ACTAGCTGTGGGTGGAAGGCGAACGACGCCTCACAGTCTACAGGAGCCACAGATGAGAAACGTGATCCTTGCCGCCCTGCTCACCGGCAGCATGCTGACGGCCGCCGGCGCGGGTGCCGCGTTTGCCGCGGGTCCCGACAGCCCGGTCAAGGCCCAGGCCGGCGTGACCAACGCCCAGTTCGAGGGCAAGGGCTTCGGACCGCACGGCGGGCGGCACTTCGGTCGCGGCGGCCCGGGTGGTCCCGGCGGCCCGCGCGGTCCGATGATGATGATGGAGATCATGCGCCAGGCCGACGCCAACGGCGACGGCAAGATCACCCAGGAGGAGATCGACGTCTTCGTCCAGTCGAAGGTGGAGCTCGGCGATACCGACGGCGACGGGGAGATCACCCTCGACGAGTTCAAGACGATCTATCTCGACCTCATGAACCGCATGATCGTCGACCGCTTCCAGTCGCTCGACGAGGACGGCGACGGCAAGATCTCCGAGGCCGAGCGCGCCGAGAAGTTCGGCGGCGTGGTCGAGCGGTTCGACCGCAACGGCGACGGCTCGCTGTCACGTGAGGACGGCCCGCGCGGCCGGCACGGCATGCACGGCCGTCACGGCATGCGCGGCGAGCGGGGTGAACGCGGCGAGCGCGGCGAGCGCGGCGAATTCCACCATGGCCCGCGCGGCCACCATGGCAAGCGTGACCAGTGCGGCCCCGGCGGCCCCCGCGGCGACCGGGACGGCATGCGCGGCCATCACGGCGGCTGGGACGGCCCCCGCGGCCCGCGTGGCGACTGGGACGGTCCGCGTGGCCACCGCGGCGACTGGGACGGCCCGCGCGGCCCGCGCGGTGACGGTCCCCGCGGTCCTCGTGCCGACTGGGACGGCCCGCGTGGCGAGCGCCCCGAGATGCCGGCGCCTGACGCTCCGGCCACCGACGCGCCCGACGCACCCGCTGCCGACGCTCCGGCTGCCGCCGACTGAGGCCTGACACCTCGCGCCTCAGGACGGACCGACCGTCCGGCGCGATAGCGCGGCGCCCTCCCGCAGGGGCGCCGCATCGCTCAGCCGATCCGAGCCGAGCGGTGCCGATCTTGTCTTGCGTCCTGCACCGCTCGCGCTCGCTGCGGTGGAGCGATCAGTACAGCGCGATCGGATCGATGATCGCCTGGACGGCACCGCGCAGACGCGAGGGGCCGAGCACGAACATGAACTCCGAGACGTCGTCCTCGATGAGCGGCCCGGTGTTCATCACCTCCAGGATGTAGATCCCGTTCTCCTTCAGGAGCGTGATGTGGCCCTGGAACGGACGGCCGGGGTTCTGCGGCGGGACGACGTCGACGCCCCACGTGTCGGCGCCGACCGCCAGAACGCCGAGCTCGGCCATGTATTCGGCGACGTCCTCGGCCATGCCCGGCTCGCCCGAGCCCCAGGCCTTCGGGTCGGACGGCAGGACGTGGTCGGTCCAGCCGGTGTGGAAGAGCACCACATCGCCCTCGCCAAGCGTGACGCCCTGCGCCTCGGCCTGCGCCTTCACGTCGTCGGCGGTGAAGTACTCGCCGGCGTCGAGGTGCTCCTTGCCGGCGTGCGCGGCCATGTCGAGCACCACGCCGCGCGCGACCAGCGGCGGCACCTTCTCGAGACCGAGCTTGGTCATGCCGGTGACCTGCGAGATCTCGGCCGCCTCGTTGCAGTTGTAGAAGTAGCTGCCGTCCTCGTTGTGCAGGCCGCCGTGCGCCAGCGTGTCGAGCTGCGAGCCGATGCCGAGCCAGCCGGTGAAAATGTCGTCGTTGTAGATGAAGCCGTTCGGGAACGGCATCTCGCCCCACTGCTGGCCGGGCTGCAGGATCGTAACCGACAGGTTGCGCGCCCCGAAGGCGGGGATGGTCTTGTCGATGATGATGCCGAGGTGCTGGGTCTTGCCCTGCTTGACGAGCGCGGCGGCGGCCTTCACGCGCTCCGGCGTGATGGTGTTG
Protein-coding regions in this window:
- a CDS encoding EF-hand domain-containing protein; amino-acid sequence: MRNVILAALLTGSMLTAAGAGAAFAAGPDSPVKAQAGVTNAQFEGKGFGPHGGRHFGRGGPGGPGGPRGPMMMMEIMRQADANGDGKITQEEIDVFVQSKVELGDTDGDGEITLDEFKTIYLDLMNRMIVDRFQSLDEDGDGKISEAERAEKFGGVVERFDRNGDGSLSREDGPRGRHGMHGRHGMRGERGERGERGERGEFHHGPRGHHGKRDQCGPGGPRGDRDGMRGHHGGWDGPRGPRGDWDGPRGHRGDWDGPRGPRGDGPRGPRADWDGPRGERPEMPAPDAPATDAPDAPAADAPAAAD
- a CDS encoding cyclase family protein, with translation MTTHTWKTAGLAALLAVAMGGTALAECTPSKWGPDDEIGAANTITPERVKAAAALVKQGKTQHLGIIIDKTIPAFGARNLSVTILQPGQQWGEMPFPNGFIYNDDIFTGWLGIGSQLDTLAHGGLHNEDGSYFYNCNEAAEISQVTGMTKLGLEKVPPLVARGVVLDMAAHAGKEHLDAGEYFTADDVKAQAEAQGVTLGEGDVVLFHTGWTDHVLPSDPKAWGSGEPGMAEDVAEYMAELGVLAVGADTWGVDVVPPQNPGRPFQGHITLLKENGIYILEVMNTGPLIEDDVSEFMFVLGPSRLRGAVQAIIDPIALY